The following proteins are co-located in the Mesorhizobium australicum WSM2073 genome:
- a CDS encoding SDR family NAD(P)-dependent oxidoreductase, translating into MTSNVAVIAGAGSGLSASLARLLAREGFHVVLAARNIEKLDALQAQTGAQAVATDVSDPASVEHLFDIADKAGPLSLVIFNAGGRARGPIAELDPEAVRQALLIGAYGGFLVAQQAARRLIAQGAGSILFTGATASVKGFAGSAGFAMPKFGLRGLAQSMARELAPKNIHVAHFIIDGAIASAASGQEPGPQDRRLSPDAIAEAYLAIHRQHRSAWTWEMELRPWVENF; encoded by the coding sequence ATGACATCCAACGTCGCCGTGATTGCCGGGGCGGGCTCCGGATTGAGCGCCTCGCTCGCGCGTCTTCTCGCCAGGGAAGGGTTCCATGTCGTCCTGGCCGCCCGAAACATCGAGAAGCTCGATGCCTTGCAAGCGCAAACCGGCGCGCAAGCCGTGGCGACGGATGTCTCGGATCCGGCATCGGTCGAGCATCTGTTCGATATCGCGGACAAGGCTGGCCCGCTTTCCCTCGTGATTTTCAACGCCGGTGGCCGCGCTCGCGGTCCAATAGCCGAACTCGATCCCGAGGCTGTCCGACAGGCTTTGCTGATCGGGGCCTATGGCGGGTTCCTGGTAGCTCAGCAAGCGGCCCGCCGGCTGATCGCTCAAGGGGCGGGGTCGATCCTCTTCACCGGAGCGACAGCAAGTGTGAAGGGGTTCGCCGGCTCCGCCGGCTTTGCGATGCCCAAATTCGGATTGCGCGGGCTGGCGCAATCCATGGCCCGCGAACTGGCGCCCAAGAACATCCACGTTGCGCATTTCATCATCGACGGCGCCATTGCTTCGGCCGCTTCCGGACAGGAGCCCGGGCCGCAGGATCGCCGGCTGTCTCCGGATGCGATCGCAGAGGCCTATCTCGCCATCCACCGCCAGCACCGCAGCGCCTGGACCTGGGAAATGGAACTCAGGCCGTGGGTTGAAAATTTCTGA
- a CDS encoding glutamine synthetase, whose protein sequence is MTSAVEPLVAVVTTDLSAITRGRFVVESRLQKTAATGVGWLQANLSMTPFNSIVDPNPWGSSGDLRLIPDLKARFRTERTGSATPFDMVAGDIVELDGSPWLGCTRTMLRDALAELKAATGLSVIAAFEHEFNIAGGSFAPAHSMSFAALRRTDPFAPNLMAALEEAGVGPEVVIAEFGSEQFEVTHEPADALTAADRAVAIREITREVARNAGWRASFAPKVAPDAVGNGVHIHFSFVDEAGKPATYDPARPGGLSAKAGAFCAGVLRHLPAMTAMTASSVSSFYRLKPHSWSSSYTWLADRDREASLRICPTVTIGGRDPARQYNVEYRAADATGNPYLSLAAIIRAGLEGLKADLPSPPLVTGDPTLMSETERAELGLVRLPETLPAALDALLADKTVTGWFAPIFIETFVGLKQHEAERLAGLDPAAICDLYRTLY, encoded by the coding sequence ATGACATCTGCCGTGGAGCCTCTCGTCGCCGTCGTCACCACGGATCTCTCCGCCATTACGCGGGGCCGCTTCGTGGTCGAAAGTAGATTGCAAAAGACCGCCGCGACAGGGGTCGGCTGGCTGCAGGCCAATCTGTCGATGACGCCGTTCAATTCGATCGTCGATCCCAATCCCTGGGGTTCGTCCGGTGACCTTCGGCTGATCCCGGATCTCAAGGCGCGCTTCCGCACCGAGCGGACGGGATCGGCGACGCCCTTCGACATGGTGGCCGGCGACATCGTCGAGCTCGATGGCAGCCCGTGGCTTGGCTGCACGCGGACCATGCTCCGGGATGCGCTGGCGGAATTGAAGGCGGCCACCGGCCTTTCCGTTATCGCCGCCTTCGAGCACGAATTCAACATTGCCGGCGGCAGCTTCGCGCCGGCACATTCGATGTCCTTTGCCGCCCTGCGCCGCACCGACCCGTTCGCCCCCAATCTGATGGCGGCACTCGAAGAGGCAGGTGTCGGCCCCGAAGTGGTCATCGCCGAATTCGGCAGTGAGCAATTCGAAGTGACGCACGAGCCGGCCGATGCGCTCACGGCAGCAGATCGCGCCGTCGCGATCCGCGAAATCACGCGCGAAGTGGCACGCAATGCCGGCTGGCGCGCGAGCTTCGCGCCCAAGGTCGCCCCGGATGCCGTCGGCAACGGCGTGCACATCCATTTCAGCTTCGTCGACGAAGCCGGCAAGCCGGCAACTTACGATCCGGCGCGTCCCGGCGGCCTGTCCGCCAAGGCTGGCGCCTTCTGCGCCGGCGTGCTGCGCCATCTGCCCGCCATGACCGCCATGACGGCGTCGAGCGTGTCGTCCTTCTATCGCCTTAAGCCGCACAGTTGGAGTTCGTCCTACACCTGGCTCGCCGACCGCGACCGCGAGGCGTCGCTCCGCATCTGTCCGACGGTGACGATCGGCGGACGCGATCCGGCACGGCAGTATAATGTCGAGTACCGGGCGGCCGACGCAACCGGCAATCCCTATCTGTCGCTGGCGGCGATCATCCGCGCCGGGCTGGAGGGGCTGAAGGCGGACTTGCCATCACCGCCGCTGGTCACTGGCGACCCGACGCTGATGAGCGAGACGGAACGGGCGGAACTCGGTCTGGTGCGGCTTCCCGAGACCTTGCCGGCGGCACTGGATGCGCTCCTGGCCGACAAGACCGTTACGGGATGGTTCGCCCCGATCTTCATCGAGACCTTCGTCGGGTTGAAGCAGCATGAAGCCGAGCGCCTGGCAGGCCTTGATCCAGCTGCCATCTGCGATCTCTACCGGACGCTTTATTGA
- a CDS encoding cysteine hydrolase family protein yields the protein MTQALPKRDEAFRTGETALLLVDMQRIWLEPGADPSHPERGPDHYFYRQTCSQTIPNQERLLAAARANGVEVLHTIIQSLTEDGRDRSLDHKLTPIHVAPSLPEGLPVPSLGPVGDEIMLPKTSSGIFNSTNVDYLLKNLGIRYLVVVGVLTDQCVDMTVRDGADRGYLVTCVSDACATITQERHDIALKAFGGYCWVTDTDTVVDRFNALGKKA from the coding sequence ATGACCCAAGCCCTACCCAAGCGAGACGAAGCTTTTCGTACCGGCGAGACAGCGCTGCTGCTGGTCGACATGCAACGCATCTGGCTGGAGCCGGGTGCCGATCCTTCGCATCCAGAACGCGGACCCGATCATTATTTCTACCGGCAGACATGCTCGCAGACGATCCCCAACCAGGAGCGCCTGCTGGCGGCGGCGAGGGCCAATGGCGTCGAAGTGCTGCACACCATCATCCAGAGCCTGACCGAAGACGGCCGCGACCGCTCGCTTGACCACAAGCTGACGCCGATCCATGTTGCGCCCAGCCTCCCCGAAGGCCTGCCAGTGCCATCGCTGGGGCCGGTCGGCGACGAGATCATGCTGCCGAAAACCTCGTCGGGCATCTTCAACTCGACCAATGTCGACTACCTGCTGAAAAACCTTGGCATCCGCTATCTCGTCGTGGTCGGCGTGCTGACCGACCAGTGCGTCGACATGACAGTGCGCGACGGCGCCGACCGCGGCTATCTCGTCACCTGCGTATCGGATGCCTGCGCCACCATTACCCAGGAGCGCCACGACATCGCGCTGAAGGCCTTTGGCGGCTATTGCTGGGTCACGGACACCGACACCGTCGTCGACCGCTTCAACGCTCTGGGAAAAAAGGCATGA
- a CDS encoding isopenicillin N synthase family dioxygenase → MPRIVPVLDLSRFEQGASERRTFLADLRSASRDIGFFYLAGHGISWAEISEVLTASRRFFALAEANKLAIEMVKSPQFRGYTRAGGELTKGKADWREQLDIGVERQPIAQGPGIPAWTRLQGPNQWPAALPELKPALLAWQAKATAVAIRLLKAFALSLDQAEDAFDPIYREQPNHRMKIVRYPGREATGDDQGVGAHKDGGFLTLLLQDDNKGLQVDYDGSWVDVDPIPGTLVVNIGELLELASNGYLRATVHRVVTPAAGIERISVPFFFSARLDATIPLLSLSEDLAAQARGPASDPDNPLFRDVGTNVLKSRLRSHPDVARRHYVDLLEPESRAG, encoded by the coding sequence ATGCCCAGAATAGTACCCGTGCTCGACTTGAGCCGCTTTGAACAAGGCGCGTCGGAACGCCGGACATTTCTGGCGGATCTGCGTTCCGCGTCGCGCGACATCGGCTTTTTCTACCTGGCCGGACATGGCATTTCGTGGGCGGAAATCAGTGAAGTGCTCACCGCGTCGCGCCGCTTCTTTGCCTTGGCCGAGGCCAACAAGCTCGCGATCGAAATGGTGAAATCCCCGCAGTTCCGTGGCTATACCCGCGCCGGCGGCGAGCTGACCAAGGGCAAGGCCGATTGGCGCGAACAGCTCGACATCGGCGTCGAGCGTCAGCCCATAGCGCAAGGGCCAGGAATTCCCGCCTGGACCCGGCTGCAGGGGCCGAACCAGTGGCCCGCTGCGTTGCCGGAACTCAAACCCGCCCTGCTGGCATGGCAGGCCAAGGCAACAGCAGTGGCCATCAGGCTGTTAAAAGCCTTCGCGCTGTCGCTCGATCAAGCCGAGGACGCTTTCGACCCGATCTACCGCGAGCAGCCAAACCACCGCATGAAAATCGTGCGCTATCCCGGCCGAGAGGCGACCGGCGATGACCAGGGTGTCGGCGCGCACAAGGATGGCGGTTTCCTGACGCTGTTGCTTCAGGATGACAATAAGGGGTTGCAGGTCGACTATGACGGAAGCTGGGTGGATGTGGACCCCATTCCCGGTACGCTCGTCGTCAACATCGGCGAATTGCTCGAACTGGCCTCAAACGGCTATTTGCGGGCGACCGTGCATCGTGTCGTGACGCCGGCGGCCGGCATTGAACGCATTTCGGTGCCGTTCTTCTTCAGCGCCAGGCTCGATGCGACGATACCGCTGCTTAGCCTTTCCGAGGATCTGGCGGCGCAGGCGCGCGGGCCGGCCAGCGATCCGGACAATCCGCTGTTTCGCGATGTCGGAACCAATGTGCTGAAAAGCCGGCTACGCTCGCATCCCGACGTCGCTCGGCGCCATTATGTGGATCTGCTCGAGCCGGAAAGCCGGGCCGGCTGA
- a CDS encoding ornithine cyclodeaminase yields the protein MIPNLNIVPFVSVDNMMKLVLRIGVERFLVELAGYIEDDFRRWELFDKTPRVASHSAEGVIELMPTSDGEVYGFKYVNGHPKNMREGRQTVTAFGMLADVHNGYPVLLSEMTILTALRTAAMSALAAKHLAPAESRCMALIGNGAQAEFQALAFKALLGVDRLRLYDIDRSATQKCIRNLAGLGFDMTACTSAQEAVEGADIITTVTADKQYATILTDNMVGSGVHINAVGGDCPGKTELHRDILLRSDIFVEYPPQTRIEGEIQQLAPGHRVTELWQVVTGAVEGRRDAGQITLFDSVGFAIEDFSALRYVRDQLRSTGLYQELDMLADPDEPRDLFGMLLRAAQ from the coding sequence ATGATACCCAATCTCAACATCGTGCCGTTCGTCAGCGTCGACAATATGATGAAGCTCGTGCTCAGGATCGGCGTCGAGCGGTTCCTGGTTGAGCTCGCCGGCTATATCGAGGACGACTTCCGCCGCTGGGAGCTGTTCGACAAGACCCCCCGCGTCGCTTCGCACAGCGCCGAGGGCGTTATCGAGCTGATGCCGACCAGCGACGGCGAGGTCTATGGTTTCAAATACGTCAACGGTCATCCCAAGAACATGCGCGAGGGCCGCCAGACCGTGACTGCCTTCGGCATGCTGGCCGACGTCCACAACGGCTATCCCGTGTTGCTGTCCGAGATGACCATTCTGACCGCACTGCGCACGGCGGCCATGTCAGCCCTTGCCGCGAAGCACTTGGCGCCGGCCGAGTCCCGCTGCATGGCGCTGATAGGCAACGGCGCCCAGGCTGAGTTCCAGGCGCTGGCCTTCAAGGCACTGCTCGGCGTCGACAGGCTGCGGCTTTACGACATCGACCGTTCGGCAACACAGAAATGCATTCGCAATCTCGCCGGCCTCGGCTTCGACATGACGGCCTGCACGAGCGCGCAGGAAGCGGTCGAGGGTGCGGACATCATCACCACCGTCACCGCCGACAAGCAGTATGCCACCATACTGACCGACAACATGGTCGGCTCGGGCGTGCATATCAACGCGGTTGGCGGCGACTGCCCCGGCAAGACCGAACTGCACCGCGACATCCTGCTGCGCTCCGACATTTTCGTCGAATACCCGCCGCAGACCCGCATCGAAGGCGAGATCCAGCAGCTCGCGCCGGGTCATCGGGTGACCGAGCTGTGGCAGGTGGTCACCGGCGCCGTTGAGGGCCGGCGCGACGCCGGCCAGATCACGCTGTTCGATTCGGTGGGCTTCGCCATCGAGGACTTTTCGGCATTGCGCTATGTCAGGGATCAACTGAGATCGACCGGCCTCTACCAGGAGCTCGACATGCTCGCCGACCCCGACGAGCCACGCGACCTGTTCGGCATGCTGCTCAGGGCAGCCCAATAG
- a CDS encoding DUF768 domain-containing protein yields MSEHAIEFLRGWIGEKVHCQSHARIEKQAETLARECAAKAAEVGIPLEDIQEEVGDIQELIASRLEEAAEADENQQASSKAAE; encoded by the coding sequence ATGAGTGAACACGCGATCGAGTTCTTGCGGGGATGGATCGGCGAAAAGGTCCATTGCCAGTCCCACGCCAGGATCGAGAAGCAGGCCGAGACGTTGGCCCGCGAATGCGCCGCCAAGGCGGCCGAGGTCGGCATACCGCTGGAGGACATCCAGGAGGAAGTCGGCGACATCCAGGAATTGATCGCTTCCCGGCTCGAGGAAGCGGCCGAGGCCGACGAAAACCAGCAGGCCTCAAGCAAAGCCGCGGAATAA
- a CDS encoding SDR family NAD(P)-dependent oxidoreductase → MKDFDGKVALVTGTTGIGLAAAKRLAAGGAAIVACGIDSAANAAMRESLAKSGADALVQTVDVSVSEQVRDAVVAGVAKFGGIDVIVNSAAVHPYGTATTTDWETWNRAMTINVGSIYLTAHFGIPEMIKRGGGAIVNVASVQGFACQQNVAAYATTKGAIHTLTRSLALDYAASGIRVNSVSPGSIRTPILEKAARDDGGSDADVEEAYRRFGAAHPLGRIGEPEEVAELIAFLCSSKAGFCTGADYKIDGGLTAGIGVK, encoded by the coding sequence ATGAAGGATTTTGACGGCAAGGTGGCATTGGTGACAGGAACGACCGGTATCGGCCTGGCAGCCGCCAAACGCCTGGCGGCTGGGGGCGCCGCGATCGTCGCCTGCGGGATCGACAGCGCGGCCAACGCCGCCATGCGGGAAAGCCTCGCCAAGTCCGGAGCCGATGCGCTGGTGCAAACGGTTGACGTCTCCGTTTCCGAGCAGGTTCGCGACGCGGTCGTGGCCGGCGTGGCGAAATTCGGCGGCATAGACGTCATCGTCAATTCGGCGGCGGTGCATCCCTACGGAACGGCGACGACAACCGACTGGGAAACGTGGAACCGGGCTATGACGATCAATGTCGGCTCGATCTATCTGACCGCCCATTTCGGCATCCCGGAAATGATCAAGCGTGGCGGCGGCGCCATCGTCAACGTCGCTTCGGTGCAGGGTTTCGCCTGTCAGCAGAACGTTGCCGCCTATGCCACGACCAAGGGCGCCATTCATACGCTGACGCGTTCGCTGGCACTCGACTATGCCGCGTCCGGCATAAGGGTCAATTCGGTCAGCCCGGGCTCGATCCGCACACCGATCCTCGAAAAGGCCGCGCGTGACGACGGCGGCAGCGATGCCGACGTGGAAGAGGCCTACAGGCGCTTCGGCGCGGCCCATCCGCTCGGCCGCATCGGCGAACCGGAGGAAGTGGCGGAACTCATCGCTTTCCTGTGCTCGTCGAAGGCCGGCTTCTGCACAGGCGCCGACTACAAGATAGATGGCGGCCTCACCGCCGGTATCGGCGTGAAGTAA
- the uxuA gene encoding mannonate dehydratase has translation MEQCWRWYGPDDPVTLEHVKQAGATGVVSALHHIYDGRAWPEADVLERKRIIEAAGLTWSVVESIPVHNSFKIGAPERERYAGYYRDSIRALAKAGIQTICYNFMPVVDWTRTDLAYRLPTTGYALRFDAIDFAAYDLFVLQRKNGAASYTPSRIAQAEERLKALTPEQIGQIERNLIAGLPATERSYNRDSFREALAEYDAIGPKELRDNLAWFLREIIPAAEEAGVRMCIHPDDPPFSLYGLPRVVSTAEDARFILETVDSPANGLTFCTGSYGTRADNDIVAMVKEFADRIHFVHLRNITIEEDGSFYEAEHLEGGTDMAHVILALMQEEKRRRGEGRADWQIPMRPDHGHLLADDIGKKKINPGYSLIGRLKGLAELRGIMRAVERFGLA, from the coding sequence ATGGAACAGTGTTGGCGTTGGTACGGTCCCGATGATCCGGTGACGCTTGAACATGTCAAACAGGCTGGCGCCACCGGCGTGGTTTCAGCGCTTCACCATATCTATGATGGCAGGGCCTGGCCTGAGGCCGATGTGCTCGAACGCAAGCGCATCATCGAGGCGGCTGGGTTGACCTGGTCGGTCGTCGAGAGCATTCCGGTTCACAATTCCTTCAAGATCGGCGCGCCGGAGCGCGAGCGCTATGCCGGCTATTATCGCGACAGCATCCGCGCGCTCGCGAAGGCCGGAATCCAGACGATCTGCTATAATTTCATGCCTGTGGTCGACTGGACTCGCACCGACCTGGCCTACCGGCTGCCGACGACCGGTTATGCCTTGCGCTTCGACGCCATCGACTTCGCTGCCTATGATCTCTTTGTCTTGCAGCGCAAGAACGGCGCGGCAAGCTATACGCCGTCACGTATTGCCCAGGCCGAGGAGCGCCTGAAGGCGCTGACACCGGAGCAGATCGGCCAGATCGAGCGCAATCTGATCGCCGGCCTGCCGGCTACGGAGCGTAGCTATAACAGGGACAGTTTCCGCGAGGCGCTGGCGGAATACGACGCGATTGGGCCTAAGGAACTGCGCGACAATCTTGCCTGGTTCCTGCGCGAGATCATCCCGGCGGCCGAAGAGGCGGGTGTGCGTATGTGCATCCACCCCGACGATCCGCCCTTCTCGCTTTATGGCCTGCCGCGCGTCGTTTCGACGGCCGAGGATGCGCGTTTCATCCTCGAGACGGTCGACAGCCCGGCCAATGGTTTGACGTTCTGCACCGGCTCCTACGGTACGCGCGCCGACAACGACATTGTCGCCATGGTCAAGGAATTCGCCGACCGCATCCATTTCGTCCATCTGCGCAACATCACCATCGAGGAGGACGGTTCGTTCTACGAGGCCGAGCATCTCGAGGGCGGCACCGACATGGCGCATGTCATCCTCGCTTTGATGCAGGAAGAGAAGCGCCGTCGCGGAGAAGGCCGAGCCGACTGGCAAATTCCGATGCGACCCGATCATGGCCATCTGCTTGCCGACGACATCGGCAAGAAGAAGATCAACCCCGGCTATTCGCTCATCGGCCGGCTGAAAGGCCTCGCGGAACTGCGCGGCATCATGCGTGCGGTGGAGCGGTTCGGGCTGGCCTGA
- a CDS encoding N-formylglutamate amidohydrolase, translating into MTAQAEKSSRPQEDWPEAVEVLNEHGRCEIVLLCEHASNHMPAEYRRLGLDASHLQRHIAWDIGAAEVTRLLSARLDAAAFLSGYSRLLIDLNRPLGSLGSIPVLSEDTDIPGNAGVDGAERDRRAEIMFSPFHERVAAHLDRRVAEGRPTRIVTIHSFTPVFLGVARPWHAGVLHGHAADLAAAILSGLRTDAALNVAANVPYVISRDADYAVPIHGDDRGIPAVLVEIRQDLLSTRSGIKEWADRLAAALPAHETEASQPVRR; encoded by the coding sequence ATGACTGCGCAGGCCGAAAAAAGCTCGCGCCCCCAAGAAGATTGGCCCGAAGCCGTCGAGGTGCTCAACGAGCATGGCCGTTGCGAGATCGTGCTGCTGTGCGAGCATGCGTCCAACCATATGCCGGCGGAGTACCGCCGGCTCGGGCTCGATGCCAGTCATCTGCAGCGCCACATCGCATGGGACATCGGCGCCGCGGAGGTGACGCGCCTGTTATCGGCACGGCTTGATGCAGCGGCCTTTCTCAGCGGCTATTCCCGACTGCTGATCGATCTCAACCGGCCACTGGGCAGCCTGGGCAGCATTCCGGTGCTGTCGGAAGACACTGACATTCCCGGCAATGCCGGCGTCGACGGAGCGGAACGAGACCGGCGCGCGGAAATCATGTTTTCGCCGTTCCATGAGCGGGTGGCCGCGCACCTCGATCGCCGTGTGGCCGAGGGCCGGCCGACGCGGATCGTGACGATCCATTCCTTCACACCGGTGTTCCTGGGTGTCGCCAGGCCTTGGCATGCGGGTGTGCTGCATGGTCATGCAGCCGATCTCGCAGCGGCGATCCTTTCGGGCCTGCGCACCGACGCCGCACTCAACGTCGCGGCCAACGTACCCTATGTGATCAGCCGCGATGCCGACTACGCCGTACCCATCCATGGCGATGATCGCGGCATCCCCGCCGTCCTTGTCGAGATCAGGCAGGACTTGTTGTCGACACGGTCGGGCATCAAGGAATGGGCGGACCGGCTGGCGGCGGCGCTGCCGGCGCACGAGACGGAGGCATCTCAGCCGGTGCGGAGGTGA
- a CDS encoding MurR/RpiR family transcriptional regulator → MAIRDVLMRGDLALTPSEEKIVRLLLTDFPTSGLGTASSLARRAGVSDPTVVRLVVKLGYEGFPDFQAKLLAEVEARLHSPLLMMETKRQSGSSDSAVLAYLDSVTTALQKATAATPVQTYERAARLLMEAKGEILLVGGRFSRHIAGMLAGYLVQFRTGVRDLGVLSPQAFDTLADLGRRDVLVVFDYRRYQLDVMAYTRQAAALDVRILLFTDQWLSPISDLAEVTIVSPLEVASPYDTLAPAIAQMEALTAQIVSTLGDDARARIERIEKVRHANAVTLDSDAEGSGMRKTSGPRKIPGPKAAKQDEKA, encoded by the coding sequence ATGGCGATACGCGATGTTCTGATGCGCGGGGATCTGGCGCTGACGCCGTCGGAAGAGAAGATCGTCAGGCTGCTGCTGACGGACTTCCCGACCTCGGGCCTCGGTACCGCATCGTCGCTTGCGCGACGCGCCGGCGTCAGCGATCCCACCGTTGTCCGGCTGGTCGTCAAGCTCGGCTATGAAGGGTTCCCGGACTTTCAGGCAAAGCTGCTCGCCGAGGTCGAGGCCAGGCTGCATTCGCCGCTGTTGATGATGGAGACCAAGCGGCAAAGCGGTTCCAGTGACAGCGCGGTGCTTGCCTATCTCGATTCCGTTACCACGGCCCTGCAGAAAGCCACTGCGGCGACACCGGTCCAGACCTACGAGCGTGCCGCCCGCCTTTTGATGGAGGCCAAGGGCGAAATCTTGTTGGTCGGCGGCCGGTTCAGCCGCCACATCGCCGGGATGCTGGCTGGATATCTCGTGCAGTTCCGCACCGGGGTCCGCGATCTCGGCGTGCTCTCTCCGCAGGCGTTCGACACGCTGGCCGACCTCGGCCGTCGCGACGTGCTCGTCGTCTTCGACTATCGCCGCTACCAGTTGGACGTGATGGCCTATACGCGCCAAGCCGCCGCGCTCGATGTACGCATTCTTCTGTTCACCGACCAATGGCTGTCGCCGATATCGGACCTTGCCGAAGTCACGATCGTCAGCCCGCTCGAAGTCGCCTCGCCCTATGACACGCTGGCGCCGGCGATCGCACAGATGGAGGCGCTGACGGCCCAGATCGTTTCGACGCTGGGCGACGACGCTCGGGCTCGCATCGAGAGGATCGAGAAAGTGCGGCACGCCAATGCGGTGACGCTCGACAGCGATGCGGAAGGGAGCGGCATGCGCAAGACATCAGGACCGCGCAAGATACCTGGACCCAAAGCAGCAAAGCAGGACGAGAAGGCATGA
- a CDS encoding NAD(P)/FAD-dependent oxidoreductase has translation MTIFPFTEASPIQFQAPLPKTSDVVIVGGGIIGVTAALFLARRNIPVTLLEKGRIAAEQSSRNWGWIRQQGRDADELPIVIEAQRLWRQLAEECGEDIGLTQTGVTYLARTDKEMAGFAKFLKIAEAHGVDTRLLDQGETAKLIPAMSRPFKGAMTTPSDMRAEPWVAVPALARLAARQGVTIIENCAARMLDISAGRISGVWTERGRIATSNVLVASGAWTSLFLRAHGVSIPQLSVRTTVAATAPMPEIHAGAAADERIAFRRRKDGGYTLAAGGSHLLYVGPDALRHAPKYLPALKANPFGTRYLPAAPRAYPDSWSTPRKWDADKESPFERMRVLNPAPEPRALRAIDHGFKALFPQFEAVPLRASWAGMIDAMPDVVPVVDRAVTVDGLVIATGMSGHGFGIGPGMGRVLSDLIQGNETGHNLHRFRQSRFSDGSPIRMGPSL, from the coding sequence TTGACGATCTTCCCTTTCACCGAAGCCAGTCCGATCCAGTTCCAGGCGCCGCTGCCGAAGACGTCGGATGTGGTCATTGTCGGCGGTGGCATCATCGGCGTGACCGCGGCTTTGTTCCTGGCCCGTCGCAACATACCGGTGACCTTGCTGGAGAAGGGACGCATCGCCGCGGAGCAGTCCTCGCGCAACTGGGGCTGGATTCGCCAGCAGGGCCGCGACGCGGACGAATTGCCCATCGTCATCGAAGCGCAGCGTCTCTGGCGCCAACTGGCCGAGGAGTGCGGCGAGGACATAGGCTTGACGCAGACGGGCGTGACCTATCTTGCGCGGACCGACAAGGAGATGGCCGGTTTCGCCAAGTTCCTGAAGATCGCCGAGGCCCATGGCGTCGACACGCGCCTCCTCGACCAGGGCGAGACCGCCAAGCTGATCCCGGCCATGTCGCGCCCGTTCAAGGGCGCCATGACCACGCCGTCGGACATGCGTGCCGAGCCCTGGGTCGCCGTGCCGGCGCTTGCCCGCCTGGCCGCTCGCCAGGGTGTCACAATCATCGAGAACTGTGCGGCACGCATGCTCGACATCTCAGCAGGGCGCATCAGCGGTGTCTGGACCGAACGAGGCCGCATCGCCACCTCGAACGTGCTTGTCGCCAGCGGCGCCTGGACGTCGCTGTTCCTGCGCGCGCATGGCGTCTCGATCCCGCAGCTCAGTGTCCGCACGACCGTCGCGGCGACCGCGCCTATGCCAGAAATCCATGCCGGCGCTGCCGCGGACGAACGCATCGCCTTCCGGCGTAGAAAGGACGGCGGGTACACGCTCGCGGCGGGAGGCAGCCACCTGCTCTATGTCGGGCCGGATGCATTGCGTCACGCACCGAAATACCTGCCTGCCCTGAAGGCAAATCCTTTCGGCACGCGCTACCTGCCGGCGGCGCCGCGTGCATATCCGGACAGCTGGTCCACCCCGCGCAAATGGGATGCCGACAAGGAAAGCCCGTTCGAACGCATGCGCGTTCTCAATCCTGCCCCGGAACCCAGGGCCCTTCGCGCCATCGATCATGGGTTCAAGGCGCTTTTTCCGCAATTCGAGGCGGTGCCGCTCAGGGCAAGCTGGGCCGGCATGATAGATGCGATGCCGGATGTCGTGCCTGTGGTCGATCGCGCCGTGACGGTCGATGGCCTCGTCATCGCCACCGGGATGAGCGGCCATGGCTTCGGCATAGGGCCTGGCATGGGCCGCGTCCTGTCCGACTTGATCCAGGGCAACGAGACTGGGCACAACCTTCACAGGTTCCGTCAATCCCGGTTCAGCGACGGCAGCCCTATCCGGATGGGACCATCGCTTTAG